A region from the Enterobacter roggenkampii genome encodes:
- a CDS encoding DUF883 family protein: MSDFGTDKNTQFAEDKAKNKFDELAGSAQQQFGEFVDSPKHQVKGAAKKYAAQASDAVSDVTEAVRNNPLTGLVAAGAIGIVLGLLLGRK, encoded by the coding sequence ATGTCTGATTTCGGTACTGATAAAAACACCCAGTTTGCTGAAGATAAAGCAAAAAATAAATTTGATGAACTTGCAGGTTCAGCGCAGCAGCAGTTTGGTGAATTCGTTGATTCACCAAAACATCAGGTTAAAGGTGCTGCTAAAAAATATGCCGCTCAGGCCAGCGATGCCGTTTCCGATGTCACTGAAGCCGTCAGAAATAATCCGCTCACCGGCCTCGTTGCCGCGGGTGCAATCGGTATAGTTCTCGGCTTGTTGCTGGGCCGGAAATAA
- a CDS encoding epoxyqueuosine reductase QueH, protein MTTAPFIRPQLTLPNGADKLLLHSCCAPCSGEVMEAIQASGIEYTIFFYNPNIHPQKEYLIRKEENIRFAEKHGVPFVDADYDTDNWFERAKGMEWEPERGVRCTMCFDMRFERTALYAAENGFSVISSSLGISRWKNMQQINDCGQRAAARYPGMVYWDYNWRKQGGSSRMIEISKREQFYQQEYCGCVYSLRDSNLHRKSQGRPLIRIGKLFYGQDDNEK, encoded by the coding sequence ATGACGACAGCCCCTTTTATCCGCCCTCAACTCACCCTGCCAAACGGCGCTGACAAACTGCTGCTGCACTCCTGCTGCGCCCCCTGCTCCGGTGAAGTGATGGAGGCTATCCAGGCGTCGGGCATTGAGTACACCATTTTCTTCTATAACCCCAATATCCATCCGCAAAAGGAATACCTCATTCGTAAGGAGGAGAATATTCGCTTTGCGGAAAAGCACGGCGTGCCGTTTGTTGATGCCGATTACGACACCGATAACTGGTTTGAGCGCGCAAAAGGTATGGAATGGGAACCCGAGCGCGGCGTCCGCTGCACCATGTGCTTCGATATGCGTTTCGAGCGTACGGCGCTCTATGCGGCAGAAAATGGATTCAGCGTCATCAGCAGCTCGCTGGGGATCTCCCGCTGGAAGAACATGCAGCAGATAAATGACTGCGGCCAGCGTGCGGCGGCGCGCTATCCGGGTATGGTGTACTGGGACTATAACTGGCGCAAACAGGGCGGATCCTCACGCATGATTGAGATCAGCAAGCGGGAACAGTTTTACCAGCAGGAATACTGCGGCTGCGTTTATTCGCTCAGGGACAGTAACCTGCACCGTAAGTCACAGGGCCGCCCGCTGATCCGCATTGGGAAACTGTTTTACGGTCAGGATGACAATGAGAAATAA
- a CDS encoding GNAT family N-acetyltransferase yields MSITLRQARPEDAAAIYAMIYELAVYEKAPEEVVTTPEEIRETLFGAGTKTEALIAECEGKIAGYAVFFTSYSTWLGRNGIYMEDLYVSPAYRGLGAGKALLKHIAQLAVQRQCGRLEWSVLDWNQPAIDFYLSIGALPQSEWVRYRLDGEALLKFAE; encoded by the coding sequence ATGAGCATCACCCTTCGTCAGGCACGCCCCGAAGATGCGGCAGCCATTTACGCCATGATTTATGAGCTGGCGGTGTATGAAAAAGCCCCGGAAGAAGTGGTTACCACGCCGGAGGAGATCCGGGAAACGCTCTTTGGCGCAGGCACAAAAACCGAAGCGCTGATCGCGGAGTGTGAAGGCAAAATCGCCGGCTATGCCGTGTTCTTCACTAGCTATTCAACCTGGCTTGGCCGCAACGGGATTTATATGGAAGATCTGTATGTTTCCCCAGCTTATCGCGGCCTGGGGGCGGGAAAAGCACTGCTGAAACATATCGCCCAGCTCGCCGTACAACGGCAGTGCGGTCGCCTTGAATGGAGCGTGCTGGACTGGAACCAGCCCGCCATCGATTTTTATCTGAGCATTGGCGCGCTGCCGCAGTCCGAATGGGTGCGCTACCGTCTTGACGGAGAAGCGTTGCTCAAATTTGCCGAATAG
- a CDS encoding LysR family transcriptional regulator: MMNIMHPALRRLDLNLLPVFDAIYRHRSVRLAADELAMSTSALSHALSRLRATLNDPLFFREGHRMSPSVYASQLAPSIASALSFLNHELTPQPEFDAASSSECLQIAITDFTALCIFPALMHRLQLTAPGLRFELRYLPHSPALTELLAGEVDLALGFSTQDDIRHPELEEIDWFEDEYVVISNARRTRLTLEEYLAARHLVVTPWNEKQGVLDVRLEQLGYTRQIAIKTPSMLSAPFIVAESDLLMAIPRYAAEKLVTAAGLRIFPLPFSIRTFEVKIYSHKRSAQRGATRWLKEELQTLAQAARGR, translated from the coding sequence ATGATGAATATTATGCATCCGGCCCTGAGACGTCTTGATTTAAACCTGCTGCCCGTTTTCGACGCGATTTACCGCCACCGCTCCGTTCGGCTGGCCGCTGACGAGCTGGCGATGAGCACATCCGCGCTCAGCCATGCGCTGTCGCGCCTGCGTGCCACCCTGAATGACCCGCTGTTTTTCCGCGAAGGGCACCGCATGTCCCCCAGCGTGTATGCCTCTCAGCTCGCGCCTTCCATTGCTTCCGCACTGTCGTTCCTGAATCATGAGCTGACCCCGCAGCCGGAGTTTGATGCAGCCAGCAGTTCGGAGTGCTTACAAATTGCGATAACGGACTTTACCGCGCTGTGCATTTTCCCGGCGCTGATGCACAGGCTGCAGCTTACTGCCCCGGGTTTACGCTTTGAATTGCGCTATCTGCCGCACAGCCCGGCGCTGACGGAACTGCTGGCGGGCGAGGTGGATCTGGCGCTGGGCTTCAGCACTCAGGATGATATCCGGCACCCGGAACTGGAAGAGATCGACTGGTTTGAAGATGAGTATGTGGTCATCAGCAACGCGCGCCGGACGCGTCTCACGCTGGAGGAGTATCTCGCGGCCCGACACCTGGTGGTGACGCCATGGAATGAGAAGCAGGGCGTTCTGGACGTACGGCTTGAGCAGCTGGGCTATACCCGACAAATCGCGATCAAAACGCCGTCGATGCTCAGCGCACCGTTTATCGTAGCGGAAAGTGACCTGCTGATGGCCATTCCTCGTTACGCCGCTGAGAAGCTGGTTACGGCAGCAGGCCTGAGGATTTTTCCTTTACCGTTCTCGATACGCACGTTTGAAGTGAAAATTTACTCGCATAAACGCAGCGCCCAGCGGGGCGCAACGCGCTGGCTGAAGGAGGAACTGCAAACGCTGGCGCAGGCTGCCAGGGGACGGTAG
- a CDS encoding bacteriocin immunity protein encodes MDHKKRITDYSETEFLEFVRGIFNPANSSESKDVENVLYFEEITEYPEGSDLIFYPSKTREDTPEGVVKEIKEWRAANGKPGFRPE; translated from the coding sequence ATGGACCATAAAAAAAGAATCACTGATTATTCTGAAACTGAGTTTTTAGAGTTTGTTCGCGGAATTTTTAATCCAGCAAATTCTTCTGAAAGTAAAGACGTTGAGAATGTGCTTTATTTTGAGGAGATAACAGAATATCCAGAGGGTTCTGACCTTATTTTTTACCCTTCAAAAACTCGTGAAGATACCCCTGAGGGGGTTGTAAAAGAAATCAAAGAATGGCGAGCAGCAAATGGTAAACCCGGGTTTAGACCGGAATAA
- a CDS encoding surface-adhesin E family protein, producing MKKLTWLVLLMLTGCTGTSKPQPQPTPKPPAGVIKILEDKRIASYIDFRVISTYQGNDHLRRFYFINNYAEQTLIIKNPPVYIASSRAIDVINCDKNQRAVMARTYFSKPFAEGDVVHVTQDVGQWESYPKDSLFGIIAESMCSIPVEKLKPEPAKDNRKPLLD from the coding sequence ATGAAAAAGCTAACATGGCTGGTATTACTTATGCTGACAGGTTGTACCGGGACAAGTAAACCCCAGCCCCAGCCTACCCCCAAACCACCGGCAGGCGTCATAAAAATCCTTGAAGATAAAAGAATTGCTTCGTATATCGATTTTCGGGTGATTTCAACTTATCAGGGTAACGATCACTTACGCCGCTTTTATTTCATCAATAACTACGCCGAGCAGACACTCATTATAAAAAATCCTCCCGTCTACATAGCGAGCTCACGGGCAATCGACGTGATTAACTGCGACAAAAACCAGCGTGCCGTTATGGCGCGAACCTATTTTTCGAAACCGTTCGCGGAAGGCGATGTCGTACATGTGACACAGGATGTGGGACAATGGGAAAGTTATCCGAAAGACTCTCTTTTTGGGATAATAGCGGAAAGCATGTGCAGTATTCCCGTTGAAAAACTCAAGCCAGAGCCAGCGAAAGATAATAGAAAACCATTATTAGATTAA
- a CDS encoding metal/formaldehyde-sensitive transcriptional repressor — MPHSPEDKKRILTRVRRIRGQVDALERALESGDPCLAILQQIAAVRGAANGLMGEMVEIHLNDELVAGETTPDQRAVRMAEVGHLLRSYLK; from the coding sequence ATGCCACATTCACCCGAAGATAAAAAACGTATTCTTACCCGCGTCCGCCGCATTCGGGGCCAGGTTGATGCCCTGGAACGCGCGCTGGAGTCGGGCGACCCCTGTCTGGCCATCCTGCAGCAAATTGCCGCCGTGCGCGGGGCTGCCAATGGCCTGATGGGCGAAATGGTTGAAATTCACCTCAATGATGAGCTGGTAGCGGGGGAAACCACGCCGGATCAGCGTGCCGTTCGCATGGCGGAAGTCGGCCATTTACTGCGCTCTTATCTAAAATAA
- a CDS encoding S-(hydroxymethyl)glutathione dehydrogenase/class III alcohol dehydrogenase, with protein sequence MKSRAAVAFGPGQPLKIVEIDVAPPKKGEVLIKITHTGVCHTDAFTLSGDDPEGVFPAVLGHEGGGIVVEVGEGVTSLKPGDHVIPLYTAECGECKFCKSGKTNLCQAVRATQGKGLMPDGTTRFSYNGEPVYHYMGTSTFSEYTVCAEISLAKVNPQAPLDKVCLLGCGVTTGIGAVHNTAKVKEGDTVAVFGLGGIGLAVIQGAVQAKAGRIIAVDTNPEKFRLAGEMGATDFVNPKDHEKPIQDVIVEMTDGGVDFSFECIGNVNVMRSALECCHKGWGESIIIGVAGAGQEIKTRPFQLVTGRVWRGSAFGGVKGRTQLPGMVEDAMVGKIQLDPFITHRLPLEQINEAFDLMHEGKSIRTVIHFGDK encoded by the coding sequence ATGAAATCTCGCGCTGCAGTTGCATTTGGCCCCGGCCAGCCGCTCAAAATCGTTGAAATTGACGTGGCACCGCCGAAGAAAGGCGAAGTGCTGATCAAAATCACCCATACCGGCGTATGTCATACCGATGCGTTTACGCTCTCGGGCGACGACCCGGAAGGCGTCTTCCCGGCGGTGCTCGGCCATGAAGGCGGCGGGATTGTAGTAGAAGTGGGCGAGGGCGTGACCAGCCTGAAGCCGGGCGATCACGTGATCCCGCTGTACACTGCGGAATGTGGCGAGTGTAAGTTCTGTAAATCCGGCAAAACTAACCTCTGCCAGGCCGTTCGCGCCACCCAGGGGAAAGGGCTGATGCCCGACGGGACGACCCGTTTCTCCTACAACGGCGAGCCGGTTTATCACTACATGGGCACCAGCACCTTCAGCGAATACACCGTTTGCGCGGAGATCTCGCTGGCGAAGGTGAACCCGCAGGCGCCGCTGGATAAAGTCTGCCTGCTGGGCTGCGGCGTGACCACCGGTATTGGCGCGGTGCATAACACCGCAAAAGTCAAAGAGGGCGATACCGTGGCGGTGTTCGGTCTCGGCGGCATTGGTCTGGCGGTGATCCAGGGCGCGGTGCAGGCGAAGGCCGGCCGTATCATCGCGGTCGATACCAACCCGGAGAAATTCAGGCTGGCGGGTGAAATGGGCGCGACCGATTTCGTGAACCCGAAAGATCACGAGAAGCCGATTCAGGACGTCATCGTTGAGATGACCGACGGCGGCGTGGACTTCAGCTTCGAGTGTATCGGCAACGTCAACGTGATGCGTTCCGCGCTGGAGTGCTGCCACAAAGGCTGGGGCGAGAGCATCATCATTGGCGTGGCCGGTGCGGGTCAGGAGATTAAAACCCGTCCATTCCAGCTGGTCACCGGGCGCGTATGGCGCGGTTCCGCGTTTGGCGGCGTGAAGGGCCGTACCCAGCTTCCGGGGATGGTTGAAGATGCGATGGTCGGCAAGATTCAGCTCGATCCGTTCATTACCCACCGCTTACCGCTGGAGCAGATCAACGAGGCGTTTGATCTGATGCACGAAGGAAAATCCATCCGTACCGTTATCCATTTCGGCGACAAGTAA
- a CDS encoding methyl-accepting chemotaxis protein translates to MDNTTSMLAQRKLGFLHHIRLVPLFSSILGGIILLFALSSGLAGYFLLQADNDQQDVTSEIQVRMGLSNSSNHLRTARINLIHAGAASRIAEMDAMKQNISEAETRIKQSQESFTAYMNRAVRTAEGAALDAELKTRYDAYIAGMQPMVKFAKNGMFEAIINHENETARPLDDAYNAVLLKAIKIRTDRANALTAQAHSRTQLGLMFMVGAFALALVLTAMTFVVLRRTVINPLQRAAKRIENIAKGDLTMPDDVAGRSEIGRLTRDLQTMQHSLEKTVGTVRQGAEEIYRGTSEISAGNTDLSSRTEQQAAAIEQTAASMEQLTATVKQNADNAHHASKLAEDASGKATRGGQMVSGVVKTMGNISSSSKKISEITAVINSIAFQTNILALNAAVEAARAGEQGRGFAVVASEVRTLASRSANAAKEIESLINESVSLIDQGSGEVVAAGNTMNEIVDAVKRVTDIMLEIAAASDEQSRGIVQVSQAISEMDKVTQQNASLVEEASAAAASLEEQGARLTEAVGAFRLSSAKQGRAVTAAPVAQNVPLRPAATVSGDNWETF, encoded by the coding sequence ATGGACAACACTACTTCGATGCTGGCGCAGCGCAAGCTGGGCTTCTTGCATCACATCAGGCTGGTTCCGCTGTTTTCCTCCATTCTCGGTGGCATTATTCTTCTGTTTGCCTTGAGCTCGGGTCTGGCAGGGTATTTCCTGCTGCAGGCCGATAACGATCAGCAGGATGTCACATCCGAAATTCAGGTGCGTATGGGGCTGTCGAACAGCTCAAACCATCTGCGAACCGCGCGTATCAATCTGATCCACGCCGGTGCGGCAAGCCGTATCGCAGAGATGGATGCGATGAAGCAGAACATCAGCGAGGCGGAAACGCGCATTAAGCAGTCCCAGGAGAGCTTTACCGCCTACATGAATCGCGCCGTGCGTACCGCCGAGGGCGCAGCGCTGGATGCGGAGCTTAAGACCCGGTATGACGCCTATATCGCGGGCATGCAGCCGATGGTGAAATTCGCCAAAAACGGCATGTTCGAGGCGATCATCAATCACGAAAACGAAACGGCGCGTCCGCTGGATGACGCGTACAACGCCGTACTGCTGAAGGCGATTAAGATCCGTACCGACCGTGCCAATGCGCTAACGGCGCAGGCGCACAGCCGCACGCAGCTGGGTCTGATGTTTATGGTGGGCGCGTTTGCGCTGGCGCTGGTGCTGACGGCGATGACCTTTGTCGTGCTGCGCCGCACGGTAATCAATCCGCTGCAGCGGGCAGCGAAACGTATCGAGAATATCGCTAAGGGCGACCTGACGATGCCGGACGACGTGGCCGGGCGCAGCGAAATTGGCCGCCTGACGCGGGATCTGCAAACCATGCAGCACTCGCTTGAAAAAACGGTCGGCACCGTGCGTCAGGGGGCGGAGGAGATTTACCGCGGCACCAGCGAGATCTCTGCCGGTAACACCGATCTCTCTTCCCGCACCGAGCAGCAGGCTGCCGCCATCGAGCAGACCGCCGCCAGCATGGAACAGCTGACTGCGACGGTGAAACAGAACGCCGATAACGCCCATCATGCCAGCAAGCTGGCGGAAGATGCTTCCGGTAAAGCCACCCGCGGCGGCCAGATGGTCTCCGGCGTGGTGAAAACCATGGGCAATATCTCCAGCAGCTCGAAGAAAATCTCTGAAATCACCGCCGTGATTAACAGCATTGCCTTCCAGACCAATATCCTGGCGCTTAACGCGGCGGTAGAAGCGGCGCGGGCGGGTGAACAGGGGCGCGGATTTGCCGTGGTGGCCAGTGAAGTGCGCACCCTGGCAAGCCGCAGTGCGAATGCCGCAAAAGAGATCGAAAGCCTGATCAACGAATCGGTTTCGCTGATCGATCAGGGGTCCGGTGAAGTTGTTGCCGCCGGTAACACCATGAATGAGATCGTCGACGCGGTGAAGCGCGTCACCGACATCATGCTGGAGATTGCCGCGGCGTCCGATGAGCAGAGTCGCGGTATCGTCCAGGTGAGCCAGGCGATTTCGGAGATGGATAAAGTGACCCAGCAGAACGCCTCGCTGGTGGAAGAAGCCTCCGCGGCGGCGGCGTCTCTGGAAGAACAGGGCGCGCGTCTGACCGAGGCGGTTGGGGCGTTTCGGTTGAGCAGCGCAAAGCAGGGCCGCGCGGTGACGGCTGCACCGGTGGCGCAGAACGTACCGTTGCGTCCGGCGGCGACAGTTTCCGGGGATAACTGGGAGACGTTCTGA
- a CDS encoding glucose/quinate/shikimate family membrane-bound PQQ-dependent dehydrogenase, producing MAFGSAPRGIPRILQWLLAGLMMLIGLAVGGLGFKLATVGGSSYFLIMGVAMVIAAILIFLNRTSGILLYGIAFIASLFWAVSDAGWDFWPLFSRLFTFAVLAFLCAIVWPFLRAANHTAPNKAPAFGVAALLAVAMLVSLGWMFKPQTLVAANEPVPVKPVAPGEQQKNWEHWGNTTHGDRFAALDQINKQNVSSLKVAWVAHTGDIPQSNGSGAEDQNTPLQVGDTLYVCTPYSKVLALDVDSGKEKWRYDSKATAPNWQRCRGLGYFEDHANVTASQTGTSPAACPRRLFLPTTDARLIAINADNGKVCDDFGDHGTVDLSVGMGEIKPGYYQQTSTPLVAGNVVVVGGRVADNYSTGEPPGVVRAYDVHTGKLAWAWDPGNPNLTGVPPEGQTYTRGTPNVWSAMSYDAKLNLIYLPTGNATPDFWAGERTALDDKYSSSIVAVDAATGQVRWHFQTTHHDLWDFDLPSQPLLYDLPDGKGGTTPVLVQTSKQGMIFMLNRETGKPVAKVEERPVPAGNVEGERYSPTQPYSVGMPMIGNQTLTESDMWGATPVDLLLCRIQFKEMRHQGVFTPPGLDRSLQFPGSLGGMNWGSVSVDPNNSLMFVNDMRLGLANYMVPRANVAKDASGIEMGIVPMDGTPFGAMRERFLSPLGIPCQKPPFGTMSAVDLKTGKLVWQVPVGTVEDTGPLGIRMHMPIPIGMPTLGASLSTQSGLLFFAGTQDFYLRTFDTATGKEIWKDRLPVGSQSGPMTYVSPKTGKQYIIINAGGARQSPDRGDYVIAYALPDKK from the coding sequence ATGGCATTTGGCAGCGCGCCACGTGGAATACCGCGTATTCTGCAGTGGCTTCTTGCCGGACTGATGATGCTCATCGGTCTGGCGGTCGGCGGGTTGGGCTTTAAGCTCGCCACCGTAGGCGGGAGTAGTTACTTCCTGATAATGGGCGTGGCAATGGTGATTGCCGCGATCCTGATTTTCCTCAACCGCACCAGCGGGATCCTGCTTTACGGCATCGCGTTTATTGCCTCGCTGTTCTGGGCGGTAAGCGATGCGGGCTGGGATTTCTGGCCGCTCTTCTCCCGCCTGTTTACCTTTGCCGTGCTGGCGTTCCTGTGCGCCATCGTCTGGCCCTTCCTGCGCGCGGCAAACCACACTGCACCAAACAAAGCCCCCGCTTTTGGCGTCGCGGCGCTGCTCGCGGTGGCCATGCTGGTCAGCCTCGGCTGGATGTTTAAGCCGCAAACCCTTGTGGCAGCGAACGAGCCCGTGCCGGTGAAACCCGTCGCACCCGGCGAGCAGCAAAAGAACTGGGAGCACTGGGGCAACACCACCCACGGCGACCGCTTCGCCGCGCTGGACCAGATTAACAAGCAAAACGTCAGCTCGCTGAAAGTCGCGTGGGTTGCGCACACCGGCGATATTCCGCAGAGCAACGGCTCGGGTGCGGAAGATCAGAACACGCCGCTGCAGGTTGGCGACACGCTGTATGTCTGTACGCCGTACAGTAAAGTGCTGGCGCTGGACGTGGATTCCGGTAAAGAAAAATGGCGTTATGATTCGAAAGCCACCGCGCCGAACTGGCAGCGCTGCCGCGGTCTGGGCTACTTTGAAGATCATGCAAACGTGACAGCGTCACAGACCGGAACATCGCCAGCGGCATGCCCTCGCCGCCTGTTCCTGCCCACCACCGACGCCCGTCTGATTGCCATTAACGCGGATAACGGCAAGGTCTGCGACGACTTTGGCGACCACGGCACCGTGGATCTGAGCGTCGGTATGGGTGAGATCAAGCCAGGATATTATCAGCAAACCTCGACGCCGCTGGTGGCCGGGAACGTCGTTGTCGTCGGCGGTCGCGTCGCGGATAACTACTCAACCGGCGAGCCGCCGGGCGTGGTCCGCGCCTACGACGTTCACACCGGTAAGCTGGCCTGGGCGTGGGATCCGGGTAATCCGAACCTGACCGGCGTGCCGCCGGAAGGCCAGACCTACACCCGCGGCACGCCGAACGTCTGGTCTGCGATGTCTTACGACGCCAAACTGAACCTGATCTACCTGCCAACCGGCAACGCCACGCCAGACTTCTGGGCGGGCGAGCGAACCGCGCTGGACGATAAGTACAGTTCCTCCATCGTCGCCGTCGACGCGGCCACCGGCCAGGTCCGCTGGCATTTCCAGACCACCCACCACGACCTGTGGGACTTTGACCTGCCTTCCCAGCCTCTGCTGTACGACCTGCCTGACGGCAAGGGCGGCACCACGCCTGTGCTGGTGCAGACCAGCAAGCAGGGCATGATCTTCATGCTTAACCGCGAAACCGGCAAGCCGGTGGCGAAGGTCGAGGAACGCCCTGTCCCGGCGGGCAACGTTGAAGGTGAACGCTACTCCCCAACCCAGCCGTACTCTGTTGGCATGCCGATGATTGGCAACCAGACGCTGACCGAGTCCGACATGTGGGGCGCGACGCCAGTCGACCTGCTGCTGTGCCGCATTCAGTTTAAAGAGATGCGTCATCAGGGCGTCTTCACTCCACCGGGTCTCGACCGTTCCCTGCAGTTCCCCGGCTCACTCGGCGGGATGAACTGGGGCAGCGTCTCCGTTGACCCGAACAACAGCCTGATGTTCGTCAACGATATGCGCCTGGGTCTGGCGAACTATATGGTGCCGCGCGCGAACGTGGCGAAAGATGCCAGCGGCATCGAGATGGGGATTGTCCCGATGGACGGCACGCCGTTCGGTGCGATGCGCGAGCGCTTCCTGTCGCCGCTGGGCATTCCGTGCCAGAAGCCGCCGTTTGGCACCATGTCGGCGGTTGACCTGAAAACCGGCAAGCTGGTGTGGCAGGTTCCTGTTGGCACGGTGGAAGATACCGGCCCGCTGGGCATTCGCATGCACATGCCAATCCCAATCGGCATGCCGACGCTTGGAGCATCGCTCTCGACCCAGTCTGGCCTGCTGTTCTTTGCCGGCACCCAGGATTTCTACCTGCGCACATTTGATACCGCCACCGGGAAAGAGATCTGGAAAGACCGCCTGCCTGTCGGCAGCCAGTCCGGCCCGATGACCTACGTGTCGCCGAAAACCGGTAAGCAGTACATCATCATTAACGCCGGTGGCGCCCGCCAGTCGCCGGATCGCGGTGATTACGTTATCGCGTACGCGTTACCTGATAAGAAATAA
- a CDS encoding LysR substrate-binding domain-containing protein, with protein MEKNGLFSQRIRLRHLHTFVAVAQQGTLGRAAETLNLSQPALSKTLNELEQLTGARLFDRGRLGAQLTIVGEQFLTHAVKVLDALNTAGQSLHRKEEHTSEVVRVGALPTAALGILPPVIGQFHKQQRHTTIQVATMNNTMLLAGLKSGELDIGIGRMSDPELMGGLNYELLFLESLKLVVRPDHPLLQDTVTLSRVMEWPVVVCPKGTVPRQTAETLLQMQGCTLPSGCIETLSASLSRQLTLDYDYVWFVPSGAVKDDLRQGTLTALPVTAPGAGEPIGILTRVDTPLSTGAQTLLSAIRKSMPV; from the coding sequence ATGGAAAAAAATGGTCTGTTCAGTCAGCGCATACGCTTGCGCCATTTGCATACATTTGTGGCCGTCGCTCAACAGGGAACGCTGGGGCGTGCGGCTGAAACTCTTAACCTGAGCCAGCCTGCGCTCTCGAAAACCCTCAACGAGCTTGAACAGCTGACCGGCGCCCGTCTTTTTGACCGGGGTCGGCTGGGGGCGCAGCTTACCATCGTGGGCGAACAGTTCCTTACGCACGCCGTCAAAGTGCTGGATGCGCTCAATACCGCAGGCCAGTCGCTGCATCGAAAAGAAGAACACACCAGCGAGGTCGTCCGCGTCGGGGCCCTGCCCACCGCCGCGCTGGGCATTCTTCCGCCGGTGATTGGCCAGTTCCACAAGCAGCAACGGCATACCACGATCCAGGTTGCCACCATGAATAACACCATGCTGCTCGCGGGGCTGAAATCGGGCGAGCTGGATATCGGGATTGGCCGCATGTCCGACCCTGAACTGATGGGCGGTCTCAATTACGAGCTGCTGTTCCTGGAGTCCCTGAAGCTGGTGGTTCGTCCCGATCATCCGCTGCTGCAGGACACGGTGACGTTAAGCCGCGTCATGGAGTGGCCGGTGGTGGTGTGCCCGAAAGGGACCGTCCCACGTCAGACCGCCGAAACCTTGCTGCAAATGCAGGGGTGTACGCTGCCCTCAGGGTGTATCGAAACGCTGTCAGCCTCGCTTTCACGCCAGCTCACCCTCGACTATGACTACGTCTGGTTCGTTCCCTCCGGCGCGGTAAAAGATGATTTGCGCCAGGGCACGCTGACCGCTCTCCCGGTAACGGCCCCCGGCGCCGGTGAACCTATCGGCATTTTGACCCGGGTAGATACCCCGCTTTCCACGGGCGCGCAGACGCTGCTGAGCGCCATTCGTAAATCGATGCCGGTTTAA
- a CDS encoding SDR family oxidoreductase encodes MSDTQQRTNAYPQPPFPEQPQTPPGLASEMQPVPDHGETSYKGHGRLAGKKALITGGDSGIGRAVAIAYAREGADVAINYLPEEEKDAAEVIDLIKAEGRNAVALPGDVRDETFCQNLVEEAVSKLGGLDILVNNAGRQQFRESLEELTTEDFDATFKTNVYAPFWITKAALRHLKASSVIINTSSVQAVKPSPVLLDYAQTKACLAVFTKSLAKQLGPKGIRVNAVAPGPYWTVLQSSGGQPMEKVKEFGGDTPLGRPGQPVEIAPLYVTLASDECSFTSGQVWCSDGGDGVI; translated from the coding sequence ATGAGTGATACCCAACAACGTACGAACGCTTACCCGCAACCCCCGTTCCCGGAACAGCCACAGACGCCACCGGGACTGGCATCCGAAATGCAACCTGTACCCGACCACGGGGAAACTAGCTACAAAGGGCATGGCCGCCTGGCCGGTAAAAAAGCGCTGATCACCGGCGGTGACTCGGGTATCGGTCGCGCAGTGGCCATCGCCTATGCCCGCGAAGGCGCAGACGTGGCCATTAACTACCTGCCTGAAGAGGAAAAAGACGCCGCGGAGGTCATCGACCTGATCAAAGCCGAAGGCCGGAACGCCGTCGCGCTGCCGGGGGACGTTCGGGACGAAACCTTCTGCCAGAATCTGGTCGAAGAAGCCGTCTCGAAGCTGGGCGGGCTGGATATTCTGGTCAATAACGCCGGTCGTCAGCAGTTCCGTGAATCCCTTGAAGAGCTGACCACCGAAGATTTTGACGCGACGTTTAAAACCAACGTCTATGCCCCCTTCTGGATCACGAAGGCGGCGCTGCGCCACCTGAAAGCCTCGTCCGTTATCATTAATACCTCCTCCGTTCAGGCCGTGAAGCCGAGCCCGGTGCTGCTGGACTACGCCCAGACCAAAGCCTGCCTGGCGGTATTTACCAAATCCTTAGCCAAGCAGCTGGGTCCGAAAGGCATTCGCGTCAACGCGGTCGCCCCTGGCCCTTACTGGACGGTGCTGCAATCCAGCGGTGGCCAGCCGATGGAAAAAGTGAAGGAGTTTGGCGGCGATACCCCGCTGGGACGTCCGGGTCAGCCCGTCGAGATTGCCCCGCTGTACGTCACGCTGGCCTCGGATGAATGTTCATTTACCTCCGGCCAGGTATGGTGTTCTGACGGCGGTGACGGCGTGATCTGA